The sequence AATGAACTTCAAGAAAATCGTTAGATACAAATAAAATTTCTCCACCAGTCGCTACAAAAGCGGGTAATTCATTAAATCTTTTTATAAGCTGCTCAGATTGCTCACCTGATTTCTTATCTGTTTTAAAGATTGGATTCATATCTTATTAATTTTTATCTTTTATTAATAAAATCTATAGTTTTATCTAAAGCTATTTTAGCATTTGGTAATGGACTAATGCCAATTATTGTCATAAAACCATGATACATCTCGTCATCATAATGAGTTTCAACTAAAGTTCCTTGTTCTTTAAGTTTTTTCTCATAAGCATAGACCCCATCAATTAAAATATCATGAGTAGCCGATACTATTAATGTATCAGGTTGCTTTGTTGCTTCATAAAACAAAGGAGAAATCTTAGGCTCTCTTAATCTTTTAGGTTGAGATAATATTTCATCACCAAGATAAGCTTTAAGCATCATTTCACACCACTCTGCAGTTAAATGATATTTGTATTCATCAAACTTATGGTTACTTTCGTATTTTGTATACATATCAACTGCTGGGTAAAATAGTACTTGTGCTTTAGGCATAATTTGCTGGCGCTCATGACAAATTATAGTCACAAGATTTCCCCCAGCACTATCTCC is a genomic window of Francisella sp. LA112445 containing:
- the bioJ gene encoding pimeloyl-ACP methyl ester esterase BioJ; its protein translation is MPYHPSLEAILDTPEVRRIKKLDLREQREIFKSLSIDQIKRIPRPDILEEDIKLENNTILRHYRSKKPNGKALLFIHGGGWSLNSIDTYDHVCRYLCDQGNFDIFSLAYGLAPEHKYPAAVDHALFAYDWLYQNISKFNIDPKNIFVMGDSAGGNLVTIICHERQQIMPKAQVLFYPAVDMYTKYESNHKFDEYKYHLTAEWCEMMLKAYLGDEILSQPKRLREPKISPLFYEATKQPDTLIVSATHDILIDGVYAYEKKLKEQGTLVETHYDDEMYHGFMTIIGISPLPNAKIALDKTIDFINKR